The sequence gttaaaatgataagggttagattggttggttcgctcacataggagggaaattgtgggtgccagtcgcgtccccgatttgggtcgtgacaatagcCAACCTCTATGACCTCCTGTTCGATACGTCATCTACACATCTTCTCTTCGCATGTCCAAACTATCTTAGTTTttacaagataataatattaaagatgGGAAACAAGCATATATATAGAAGCAACACACCATTGTTATTTCCACAAGATGGGTATGCCATCCACAGATATAGTTCTAATAATTAAGTGAAATGTGACATCTTTATTGCGACATCTTATATGAATGAACAATGTTAATTATACTAATTAAGGTCAATCTCAGTATATTAGGTTaaacttcatcaaattttgtgtATCTCCAAACTTTTTGGGGATAAATACTATTTAGAAGGGATGAGATAGACACTCGATCTATCTTTACTCTCGTCTGgttaattaatttcatcaaatGTTCTATTTGACTATTGAGTTAAGAATATgatcaataaatattcaatCTTTTAACAACGTTGAATGGATTTTGACCAATTCTTCAACTCGGATCCAACTTATTAAAccccaaaataaaatataaattttatttatggtTCTAGGAgacaatttatttgaaataaatttatgtataaagaaacaataatattttattaattatcagtttttttaagttcaattttGTCCCTTTCATGATTCTTATGTTGGATAATTTGtatctaaaatgaattttatttaatcttcATGTAAAGAGGATTTTGTGGACTTTCATGAAGTATTGTTTTGTCACGAATAGTCAGCCcacatattgatatttttgtaaatattccATGATTTTGTGAAATATCGAGATCCCTCTCTAAGGAATATAGTACCCTTCATATAATGTGAGCTAGGATTAATCTTCAAGAATTCTTACTGATGTTGGACTCATCTGGTAAAGTCCCACACAATTTGAATATCTACAAATGTCGAGTCTCTGACTCATGAAGAAactgatttcttttttaaataacctTTCTGGTCACATAGTTCACTTAACTCTCTTATTGGTTGGAGTTTATTGTTTGAGTTGTAACCAACGGTTCTACAAGAGGTCTTATGTTAAGAAATGTATTAAGTATCTTTGTCGAAGCTAGAATCAACAAAGGTCTCACCAACAACATCTCCAAGAACCTTTGAAAAGTAGTTTCAGCTTCCCATTCTATCATGGACAGAAGATCCAAATTCTCAAATTCTCAACAGTACATCTGTCTCTAAAGATTTGGCGAGGCATTAAAAAAGTGTTTGTGAATGCCAGTCTTAACTGCAGATTAAGCATGTCAGCCATTGTTTACGAAAGCAAtcctcaaataaataattagtcatggagtcaataaaaatatttgatgtaAAAATGTGTTGTGACAACGTAATCAAGCACTGCATCTCCAAGAATTCCTAATGTTGATATCATCATGAAATCTCAGGTAGCATGTATGATCCTTTAGTTAGAGCTTCAACAAGCACTGAAGGATCATGGAACTTGTAAGTAGCAGGAATTCAAAGTAGCAGACATTAACTATCTTCTTAGCATTCACACGGCATAGGTTCATCAACAAAATCAATGTGCAATCCAAACCATTTCAGAAATGATAAAGTTTCTCCTTCCCCACTGGAGTTGAGGCACTAATAGGTGCCTAGCTCAGTTCGCGCGGACAGAGTagcatttttatcattaatgaAAGGGATTGGGGGGGACATTGATTTTATTGAAGCACCTATGCAAAGTCACTTCATCGTGAATGCTATGAAGCTAGTCAATGTACGACACTTGGAAATCACTGCTACATTACATGTCTCACGACCCTTCGCTGTTTATTAAAGCACCAACTCATGGACCTTGCATTCTACCTGAGATTCCACGATGCTATTAGTACTTGGAATTTCCTGGAGATGTAGTGCTAGATTATGTTGTTACAACACATCTCTATTTCAAATAATCGAGACTGATTCCAAGACTAATAACTTATTTGCGGTCTACTTTTGTGAATAATGAATGCTCTGCTTAATCTGAAGTTAAGACTAGTGTGCTTGAGCCCATTGTTTATTCCTCGCGGTAGATCTTCAAAGGCAGATATGTTGTAGTGTCGaggaatatgagaaattggatCTCGTGTCCACATTTGGATGGGAGAGTGAAACTACTTTCCCAAATATTCTTGGAGGTGTTATTGAGTACCTTGCTAGAGTGAGATCATTGTTGATATTGGCTTGTATTAGATACTACATGTATAATCATAAGACCTCTTCTAGAATAGTCAGCCATACCATAGAACTCTATCCAACAAGATAGTCACGTGAACTACCAAAAAGAATTTCACGGGATAAGATGAGTCCAATTTACTTAAGAATTTGACATTTGAGATATCAAAATTATGTGGGACTCTACAATATGAGTCCCATTTTATTTAAGGTTTTTAGAGACTACTTATATAAACTgtaatatatttctttgaataggcatttttaaaatcatatatatatataaaagaaaatgttattgTCGCCTACGTGGCAGCTTCCCCATCCAGAAAACACTTCCACTTTACAATATTCCCTAAAATACCCTTCGTTAAATGATCCCCCACACCAGACGCCTCTTCAGCCCAAACAATTTGTCGTTTTACATTCTGTTTTACCTTCTTCAAACAACGTGTCCTGTCGCCGGAAACAACCATTCATTCTGTCTTCTCCGAAACAACACGCCTCATCGTCAACGGTTTCAACCTCTCTATAAAATGGCTAACACCTTTCGTACCACCCAGTCTCTATCACTTCTTTCTGTCTTTCTGCCAAAGAAATCTAAACATGGCTTATTCACTACTTTCTGATTTGGATGCTACTCGCGAAGACTGGCTGATTAGAGTCCGAGTCTGCCGGCAGTGGGAGTTTATTAATTACAAGCGCAGCCCAGACATGATAAGCCTTGACATGATACTAATTGATGAAAAGGTATGCATAATTCACATCCTTTGCTTCCAATTTTTAATATCCTTATTACGCAGTGTCTTCCACATTGACTTCTCTCAGGGAACTTTGATGCACGCAATAATATGGAAGAACCAAGTCAATAAGTTTCGTGATAAGTTGAGTGAAGGATTTGCAGTCATTATTAGAAACTTCAAAGTTTCAGCATTAACCGGTGACTACAGACCAGTACAGTCGAactttaaaataacatttttgcGGAAAACTGCCATCCAAAAACTTCAGGATGATATTGTCCATATCCCTCAGAATGGTTTTCAGTTTATTCAACCAGAAATTATTCGCTCAAggatcaacaacaacattctcCTGTCAGGTATATTTATTCCTTTCAATTATGGTAGACGCTGTGTGGACCGTATACAATGAATAATTCCCCTCCTAACTTGTAGATGTTGTTGGATGCTTATGCGGAATTGGTGATGTAGAAAGTGTGGGTTCAAAATGGAAGAAGCGCGACATACACATTCTTACTGATCCGTAATTTTCTTAACTCATTTACGTTCATATTCATTCATCCCCAAATTGCAGCATTAAAACTCATATTGATTCACTGTGTAATAAATTACAATTATCTTTTAGAGAGGATCTGACTATCAAAGCAAGGATAACTTTGTGGAAGGACCATGGCGAATCACTTTACCCCTATGTATATCCCAACGACTTTGGACCCTACATTGTCATTCTCACTGCTACAACGGTCAAAGAATTCAGAGGTATGTACTTATTCTGAACATGCTGCAACATTATAGTAGTGACATGTATATGCCGTTATGACAATTAGATTGTTGTTTATTTCATAATAGGCGAACTAACTTTTGCCACCACCGCTGCAAGTAAAATTTATGTCAATCTTAAAATGGACAACATCACCGCCTTGCTTCATAAATTCTCAAAGAAGTCAGTTGATGTTGTAACTATTGCGAGTGGAAACTCAAGTAACGTTCCCAATGCACAAGCTATGTTTGAAAACAGGATGACTGTTGCAGAATTATTAGATTCTGAATGGAGTCCCGACATAGAGGTTAGTACCATAATAACCCTTCAAACGAAAATCCCCTGCATTTTATCAACATACTGCCTCTTTTTTATATGTGTACCaatgtatatatgttttaaagTATGTATCTTCATTATTCATATGGTAGGAATGTGTGGTTACACTCCGCGCGCAGATCACTGCAATAGAGAATTTCTTTGATTGGTATTACATTTCATGTAACTTCTGCAACAAGAAAGTTGAATCTTCAAATGGTGTCTACACATGCCAGAAGTGCAACAAACAATGTGACTTACCATTGATTAGGTAAGCAACTAATAAACATTCTATTCACACCTTATATTTGAAGGAACACTAACGTTTTATACTCACACAGGTTTAAAATCCACATTAACGTCAAGGACAATGGTGGGAACACTACTTTGGTCCTGTTTAATGGAGTCGCTGAAAAACTTCTTGATACTTCTGCCCACAAGTTGGTTAATCGTTTGTCCAAAAGCGAGACTAATATACCGCCCCAGATTCAAAGTCTTTGCGGGATGGAATTGGTCTTTAAACTCAAATTGAGCAGTTTCAATTTGAAAGAAGGGCTGGAAAACTATACAGTCACAAAAGTTTATGTGCCTGATGAAGAATTAGAATTGCAGCACCGCATAAACAAAGACAAAAGGGTTAAGGTATATAGTGtgatttttttgtcaaattcaAACTCTCTTGATAGTAAATCATTCATCTTCTGTACCATCCATTCAACATACACCCTCCTTAATTATTGGAATGGTTTTTACTGTACAGGGTAAAGAGAAATTTGAAGATTCCACTGAACAAACAGACTTCAATGCGGAAAGATCAAACACATACTACTCTAAAGAACTTTCTGATGAAGAAGACACTTTTTTTCCCAAACAAAGAGTTTATTCAAGAAAGTTGAAGAAGCGAAGGAACTTATTTATAGCTGACAGTGAAGAGAGTGATGGTGACACCATAAAAAGGACAAAGTAGAGTTATTTTTATGCTAGGGACCTTAACATTATTAGTTTGATCAAAAAGTGAgaactttttttgtttaacaGTGGCTATATGTAGTTGATGTTTGTTATGGTAGGTGATTAGTTTAGTTTAGTGTCAAATAATCTTTCATTACTAAATGCACATTTCTAAAAAAGTTGAGTTGTTTATATATGCCATCTCCCAACACACATTTTGCTCCTTAAATTATACGTAGCTACTTATCAAGTTGACAATTAGTCGCTCAAATTACGGTCTTCTGAAAATCCTCACCCACAAACATATTAAACTTTGTTGGGAGTCGTTACTGCATAGTTGaacaataaaattcaataattacaaaaCCATTTTCGGAGAAGTCAAACAAAGATACAAACTTGTTGCATGAGAAGCTTTTTTTATGGCCCTTGCACCTCTTAAAATCTCATGCTGAATTGCTGCATTCTGCTCTTCACCGCCTGACTATTTAGATATTGCATTTGCTATTCCAGGAAAGAAATCTAACTCACTTTCGCCGTCATTACGAGGCCCATAAACCTGCATACAAAACTCAAAACACTTACTAAGCAGATACAAAACTAGAGCCATCTTCGCAGACATTGTTTGTGGTGGCTGTAAATCATCTGAAATGACAATTTTATCATTTCACAATTCATGAGATCTTGTAATACTAGGTACTaagatttgatatttttcctcTTTAGCAGGGATTAGTTTCATTCTCGTAATAGATTACTCAGTAGAGGCCAATGGCTGTAGAGACAAGTCATGTTTGAAAAGATCATTTTCTCACTTTGTTTTTGCTGATGAATTAGTTttgcaagtgattttttttcctttatatgtCTCTTGTAtttaaaatgttcaaatttaaaaaattgtcttCCATCAGTCAATTTNNNNNNNNNNNNNNNNNNNNNNNNNNNNNNNNNNNNNNNNNNNNNNNNNNNNNNNNNNNNNNNNNNNNNNNNNNNNNNNNNNNNNNNNNNNNNNNNNNNNNNNNNNNNNNNNNNNNNNNNNNNNNNNNNNNNNNNNNNNNNNNNNNNNNNNNNNNNNNNNNNNNNNNNNNNNNNNNNNNNNNNNNNNNNNNNNNNNNNNNNNNNNNNNNNNNNNNNNNNNNNNNNNNNNNNNNNNNNNNNNNNNNNNNNNNNNNNNNNNNNNNNNNNNNNNNNNNNNNNNNNNNNNNNNNNNNNNNNNNNNNNNNNNNNNNNNNNNNNNNNNNNNNNNNNNNNNNNNNNNNNNNNNNNNNNNNNNNNNNNNNNNNNNNNNNNNNNNNNNNNNNNNNNNNNNNNNNNNNNNNNNNNNNNNNNNNNNNNNNNNNNNNNNNNNNNNNNNNNNNNNNNNNNNNNNNNNNNNNNNNNNNNNNNNNNNNNNNNNNNNNNNNNNNNNNNNNNNNNNNNNNNNNNNNNNNNNNNNNNNNNNNNNNNNNNNNNNNNNNNNNNNNNNNNNNNNNNNNNNNNNNNNNNNNNNNNNNNNNNNNNNNNNNNNNNNNNNNNNNNNNNNNNNNNNNNNNNNNNNNNNNNNNNNNNNNNNNNNNNNNNNNNNNNNNNNNNNNNNNNNNNNNNNNNNNNNNNNNNNNNNNNNNNNNNNNNNNNNNNNNNNNNNNNNNNNNNNNNNNNNNNNNNNNNNNNNNNNNNNNNNNNNNNNNNNNNNNNNNNNNNNNNNNNNNNNNNNNNNNNNNNNNNNNNNNNNNTAACTCACTTTCGCCGTCATTACGAGGCCCATAAACCTGCATACAAAACTCAAAACACTTACTAAGCAGATACAAAACTAGAGCCATCTTCGCAGACATTGTTTGTGGTGGCTGTAAATCATCTGAAATGACAATTTTATCATTTCACAATTCATGAGATCTTGTAATACTAGGTACTaagatttgatatttttcctcTTTAGCAGGGATTAGTTTCATTCTCGTAATAGATTACTCAGTAGAGGCCAATGGCTGTAGAGACAAGTCATGTTTGAAAAGATCATTTTCTCACTTTG comes from Solanum pennellii chromosome 1, SPENNV200 and encodes:
- the LOC107019527 gene encoding replication factor A protein 1-like: MAYSLLSDLDATREDWLIRVRVCRQWEFINYKRSPDMISLDMILIDEKGTLMHAIIWKNQVNKFRDKLSEGFAVIIRNFKVSALTGDYRPVQSNFKITFLRKTAIQKLQDDIVHIPQNGFQFIQPEIIRSRINNNILLSESVGSKWKKRDIHILTDPEDLTIKARITLWKDHGESLYPYVYPNDFGPYIVILTATTVKEFRGELTFATTAASKIYVNLKMDNITALLHKFSKKSVDVVTIASGNSSNVPNAQAMFENRMTVAELLDSEWSPDIEECVVTLRAQITAIENFFDWYYISCNFCNKKVESSNGVYTCQKCNKQCDLPLIRFKIHINVKDNGGNTTLVLFNGVAEKLLDTSAHKLVNRLSKSETNIPPQIQSLCGMELVFKLKLSSFNLKEGLENYTVTKVYVPDEELELQHRINKDKRVKGKEKFEDSTEQTDFNAERSNTYYSKELSDEEDTFFPKQRVYSRKLKKRRNLFIADSEESDGDTIKRTK